In Ruania zhangjianzhongii, the following proteins share a genomic window:
- a CDS encoding O-acetyl-ADP-ribose deacetylase has protein sequence MRIEAVVGYITSQQVDAVVNAANSSLLGGGGVDGAIHRAAGPDLLAQCRRLRETTLANGLPVGHAVSTGAGQLPARWVIHTVGPNAHAGQTDPALLAGCFTSSLDVAEQIGARSLAFPAISAGVFGWSMGQAAQIGVSATQGWHQHHPGSAVELVRFVLIDQAAQTQFAGHLPGS, from the coding sequence ATGCGTATTGAAGCCGTGGTCGGGTACATCACCAGCCAGCAGGTCGACGCGGTGGTGAACGCGGCGAACTCGTCCCTGCTCGGTGGCGGTGGCGTGGACGGAGCGATCCATCGGGCCGCCGGACCGGACCTGCTCGCACAATGCCGCCGGCTGCGGGAGACCACCCTGGCGAACGGTCTGCCCGTCGGTCACGCGGTCTCCACCGGGGCGGGCCAGCTGCCCGCCCGATGGGTGATCCACACCGTCGGCCCGAACGCCCACGCCGGGCAGACCGATCCCGCACTGCTCGCCGGCTGCTTCACGTCCAGCCTGGACGTGGCCGAACAGATCGGAGCACGCAGCCTTGCCTTCCCGGCCATCAGCGCCGGCGTGTTCGGCTGGTCGATGGGCCAGGCCGCCCAGATCGGGGTGAGCGCTACGCAGGGCTGGCACCAGCACCACCCAGGCTCCGCCGTCGAGCTGGTGCGGTTCGTGCTGATCGACCAGGCGGCACAGACACAGTTCGCCGGTCATCTGCCCGGCTCCTGA
- the dtd gene encoding D-aminoacyl-tRNA deacylase — MRAVLQRVTHAQVSVAGEVVGSIGPGLVALVGVTHTDTEADAAWLARKIADLRILREETSVVDAGAEVLVVSQFTLYGQARKGRRPSWTEAAPGAVAEPLVDAVVRGLRDRGVLTATGSFGADMAVELVGDGPVTLVLETPTPTPT; from the coding sequence ATGCGGGCGGTGCTGCAGCGCGTCACCCACGCCCAGGTGAGCGTGGCCGGTGAGGTGGTCGGTTCGATCGGGCCAGGGCTGGTGGCCCTGGTGGGGGTCACGCACACCGACACCGAAGCCGACGCCGCATGGCTGGCCCGGAAGATCGCCGACCTGCGGATCCTGCGCGAGGAGACCTCGGTGGTCGACGCCGGCGCCGAGGTGCTCGTAGTCAGCCAGTTCACTCTCTACGGGCAGGCCCGCAAGGGGCGTCGTCCCTCCTGGACCGAGGCTGCCCCCGGTGCGGTGGCCGAGCCACTGGTGGACGCCGTCGTGCGCGGGCTTCGTGACCGCGGCGTGCTGACCGCGACCGGAAGCTTCGGCGCGGACATGGCTGTGGAGCTGGTGGGCGACGGCCCCGTGACCCTGGTCCTGGAGACCCCCACCCCCACCCCCACATAG
- a CDS encoding asparaginase: MKPPPRLDPPARGADLAWVVRSGMIESVHAGHLLAVAADGTDALALGAPEQQIYARSSLKPLQTVAMLRTGVPLTAEQVALACASHNGEGRHREVVRDLLAGAGLTEADLGNTPDWPLDRDAAAAWADAGRVPEPIAQNCSGKHAAMLASCARSGWDTGTYLDPEHPLQQHILAVIAELTGETVRYLAVDGCGAPQPSTTVRGLARAFAAIATAPEGTAEHRVAAAMRAHPFLVAGTGRDATAAMQSVPGLIAKDGAEGVYAAALPDGRAVALKVADGASRPRPVLLAAALRALGERGHWPWSRVPVLGHGQPVGSVLPAFEADGGASAAQAASLGSGESAGGSADGDTDAAGSPAGEG; encoded by the coding sequence GTGAAGCCTCCACCCCGCCTGGACCCGCCCGCGCGCGGTGCCGACCTCGCCTGGGTGGTGCGCTCCGGCATGATCGAATCCGTGCACGCCGGGCACCTGCTCGCGGTGGCGGCCGACGGCACGGACGCCCTCGCCCTCGGGGCACCGGAGCAGCAGATCTACGCCCGGTCCTCGCTCAAGCCGCTGCAGACGGTCGCGATGCTGCGTACCGGGGTGCCGCTCACCGCGGAGCAGGTCGCGCTGGCGTGCGCCTCGCACAACGGCGAGGGCCGGCACCGGGAAGTGGTCCGCGATCTGCTCGCTGGCGCCGGGCTCACCGAGGCTGACCTGGGCAACACCCCGGACTGGCCGCTGGACCGGGACGCCGCTGCTGCCTGGGCCGACGCCGGCCGGGTGCCGGAGCCGATCGCGCAGAACTGTTCCGGTAAGCATGCGGCGATGCTCGCCAGCTGTGCCCGCAGCGGCTGGGACACCGGCACCTACCTGGATCCGGAGCACCCGCTGCAGCAGCACATCCTCGCGGTGATCGCCGAGCTCACCGGCGAGACGGTCCGCTACCTGGCTGTGGATGGCTGTGGGGCTCCCCAGCCCTCGACCACAGTACGCGGCCTGGCGCGGGCGTTCGCGGCGATCGCCACGGCACCGGAAGGCACCGCCGAACACCGGGTGGCGGCGGCGATGCGGGCGCACCCGTTCCTGGTGGCCGGTACCGGGCGGGACGCCACAGCGGCGATGCAGTCGGTGCCGGGGCTGATCGCGAAGGACGGGGCTGAAGGGGTGTACGCAGCGGCGCTGCCGGACGGTCGCGCGGTCGCGCTCAAGGTCGCCGACGGCGCAAGTCGCCCTCGGCCGGTGCTGCTCGCTGCCGCGTTGCGCGCCTTGGGGGAGCGGGGCCACTGGCCGTGGTCACGCGTTCCGGTGCTCGGTCACGGGCAGCCGGTGGGCTCGGTGCTGCCCGCGTTCGAGGCCGACGGCGGTGCTTCAGCGGCTCAGGCTGCCTCCCTGGGGTCTGGGGAGTCAGCCGGCGGGAGCGCCGACGGCGACACAGACGCTGCCGGCTCACCAGCGGGCGAGGGCTGA
- a CDS encoding DUF2516 family protein yields MIIATIQAYLFLALAVVAFGLAAWSLIDAALRPASAFLSADKRSKGFWCLITGGATLLAFLGVPSGGTGGALLLMLLGAVPAGVYLADVRPAVARYGKGSRGGGSNRGPW; encoded by the coding sequence GTGATCATCGCGACCATCCAGGCGTACCTGTTTCTCGCCCTTGCCGTCGTGGCGTTCGGGCTGGCGGCCTGGTCGCTGATCGACGCCGCCCTCCGGCCGGCCAGCGCATTCCTCAGCGCAGATAAGCGCAGCAAGGGCTTCTGGTGCCTGATCACCGGCGGTGCCACACTTCTCGCGTTCCTCGGCGTTCCCTCCGGCGGCACCGGCGGAGCGCTGCTGCTGATGCTGCTCGGCGCTGTGCCGGCCGGTGTCTATCTGGCCGACGTCCGCCCCGCGGTCGCGCGCTACGGCAAAGGCTCCCGTGGCGGAGGGTCGAACCGGGGGCCGTGGTGA
- a CDS encoding FUSC family protein gives MTAAGDPHARTGRSGLRRTWLRSRARARRGGRRVRSESRAILTAALAAGAAYAIAHYVLGHAYPIFAPIAAFVSLGFGIDRRPRKVAELALGVSVGVAFGELFALLFGSGPIQVAVVLALAVSIARLIDGATMFGMQAGVQSVVVVALPAMLGGGGFPRWTEALVGGSMALLVAILLPLDVRRRAERLAESGMTEIALTLEDVASGIRTGEVELVDDALTRARGSQGVIDEWADLADTALDATRLTPSRLRHEDFLRRMYRCATLADRAMRNARVIARRAGVVAQEVEQRRALADLLDRIAQSVRDLSGVLGSSAKLISRRPYLLDVAGQLDPRQFTGWPAQTLVVLIRSLVVDLLEMTGLTGTQAREALAGIGRPDPPAEDGSVPPTGGSVL, from the coding sequence GTGACCGCCGCCGGCGACCCGCACGCCCGCACCGGCCGGTCCGGTCTGCGGCGCACCTGGTTGCGGTCCCGGGCTCGCGCCCGGCGCGGTGGCCGGCGGGTACGTTCGGAGAGCCGGGCGATCCTCACCGCCGCGCTCGCTGCTGGTGCCGCCTACGCGATCGCGCACTACGTCCTGGGCCACGCCTACCCGATCTTCGCCCCGATCGCCGCATTCGTCTCCCTCGGCTTCGGGATCGACCGACGCCCACGCAAAGTGGCCGAGCTGGCGCTCGGGGTGAGCGTGGGCGTGGCGTTCGGGGAGTTGTTCGCCCTCCTGTTCGGGTCCGGGCCGATCCAGGTCGCCGTGGTGCTCGCGCTGGCGGTGAGTATCGCCCGGCTGATCGACGGCGCCACCATGTTCGGGATGCAGGCCGGGGTGCAGTCGGTGGTGGTGGTCGCGCTGCCGGCGATGCTCGGCGGCGGTGGCTTCCCGCGCTGGACCGAAGCGCTGGTCGGCGGGTCGATGGCGCTGCTGGTGGCGATCCTGCTGCCGCTGGACGTGCGCCGCCGAGCGGAGCGTCTCGCCGAGTCCGGGATGACCGAGATCGCGCTCACCCTGGAGGATGTGGCTAGTGGCATCCGCACCGGCGAGGTGGAGTTGGTGGACGATGCGCTCACCCGGGCCCGCGGCTCCCAGGGCGTGATCGATGAGTGGGCCGACCTCGCGGACACCGCGCTGGATGCCACCCGACTGACCCCGTCCCGGCTGCGGCACGAAGATTTCCTCCGCCGGATGTACCGCTGCGCCACCCTGGCTGACCGGGCGATGCGGAACGCGCGGGTGATCGCTCGTCGTGCCGGGGTGGTGGCCCAGGAGGTGGAGCAGCGGCGGGCGCTCGCGGACCTGCTGGACCGGATCGCCCAGTCGGTGCGGGACCTCTCCGGTGTCCTCGGCTCGAGCGCCAAGCTGATCAGCCGACGCCCGTACCTGCTCGACGTCGCCGGCCAGCTCGACCCGCGGCAGTTCACCGGCTGGCCGGCGCAGACCCTCGTGGTGCTGATCCGCTCGCTCGTGGTGGATCTGCTCGAGATGACCGGGCTGACCGGCACCCAGGCACGCGAGGCACTGGCGGGCATCGGCAGGCCGGATCCACCAGCCGAGGACGGATCGGTGCCTCCGACTGGTGGCTCCGTGCTCTGA
- a CDS encoding YgfZ/GcvT domain-containing protein — MTTETLPYRSPLLDRRGAVAAAAPDEGVPAHYGEPIAEQRALARGIGIVDAAHRGVVTVTGPDRLSWLDTLSSQWLRDLPAGQSAELMLLDVNGRIEHAPAVLDDGETTYLLADSTDAADLATFLDSMRFMLRVEITHRADLGVLATSAAGPSLRGPDAAVLLSWTDPWPAAAEGSTRYGPPAEEHPGAEWQVRYWITGRDQVAAVVAEAESAGARAAGIWALEALRVAAWRPRLATDVDERAIPHELDWLRTGVHMNKGCYRGQESVARVFNLGRPPRRLTLLHLDGSEHVLPGPGDAVSHGERQVGTVTSVARHHELGPIALALLKRNLDPEAELSVGTIAAAQELIVSPEGFGTGRPEAPTGPKLRRRNL; from the coding sequence ATGACCACCGAGACCCTGCCGTACCGTTCGCCTCTGCTCGACCGCCGTGGCGCCGTCGCCGCCGCTGCCCCGGACGAAGGCGTGCCGGCGCACTATGGCGAACCGATCGCCGAACAGCGCGCTCTGGCCCGCGGCATCGGGATCGTGGACGCCGCGCACCGTGGTGTGGTCACCGTGACCGGACCGGACCGGCTCAGCTGGCTGGACACGCTCTCCTCCCAGTGGCTGCGCGACCTCCCCGCCGGGCAGAGCGCCGAGCTGATGCTGCTCGATGTGAACGGGCGGATCGAGCACGCACCCGCAGTGCTCGACGACGGCGAGACCACCTACCTGCTCGCCGACAGCACCGACGCCGCCGACCTGGCCACCTTCCTGGACTCGATGAGGTTCATGCTCCGGGTAGAGATCACCCACCGGGCCGACCTCGGTGTGCTTGCCACCAGTGCCGCCGGCCCCAGCCTGCGCGGCCCCGACGCCGCCGTACTGCTCTCCTGGACCGACCCGTGGCCGGCGGCTGCCGAGGGCTCCACGCGCTACGGCCCGCCGGCCGAGGAGCACCCCGGCGCCGAGTGGCAGGTGCGGTACTGGATCACCGGCCGCGACCAGGTGGCCGCCGTGGTCGCCGAGGCCGAGTCTGCCGGTGCCCGCGCGGCTGGCATCTGGGCACTCGAGGCGCTCCGAGTGGCTGCCTGGCGTCCGCGGCTGGCCACCGATGTGGACGAGCGTGCCATCCCGCACGAGCTGGACTGGCTGCGCACCGGGGTGCACATGAACAAGGGCTGCTACCGCGGCCAGGAGTCCGTCGCCCGGGTGTTCAACCTGGGCCGCCCACCGCGGCGGCTGACCCTGCTGCACCTCGATGGCAGCGAGCATGTCCTGCCCGGGCCGGGAGACGCCGTCAGCCATGGGGAGCGCCAGGTGGGCACGGTGACCTCCGTGGCCCGGCACCACGAGCTCGGCCCGATCGCCCTCGCGCTGCTGAAGCGCAACCTGGATCCGGAGGCGGAACTGTCCGTCGGAACGATCGCCGCCGCGCAGGAGCTGATCGTCTCTCCCGAAGGATTTGGCACCGGCCGTCCGGAGGCGCCGACCGGCCCGAAGCTCCGCCGGCGGAACTTGTAG
- a CDS encoding FABP family protein: MNFAIPEGLAPEVYPLAWLVGTWRGPGFIDYPGIDERPVLVEATFSADGGPYLHYAATTWELTNPPASLEGEIEVASLEPGPVWASESGYWRVPPVAEDAPAGDGAGSPGQSPRTELEVLLAEPSGHVSVYLGVAQGPRVQLATDLIARTATGAEMTAAQRMYGLVNSELMWATDLAAFGHEMQSYSSGRMQRQV, translated from the coding sequence ATGAACTTCGCCATCCCCGAGGGACTCGCTCCCGAGGTGTATCCGCTGGCCTGGCTGGTCGGCACCTGGCGCGGGCCGGGTTTCATCGACTACCCCGGGATCGACGAGCGGCCCGTGCTGGTGGAGGCGACCTTCAGCGCCGACGGCGGCCCCTACCTGCACTATGCCGCCACCACCTGGGAGCTGACCAACCCACCCGCCTCCCTCGAGGGGGAGATCGAGGTGGCGAGCCTGGAGCCCGGGCCGGTATGGGCGAGCGAGTCCGGCTACTGGCGAGTGCCACCGGTGGCCGAGGATGCTCCGGCCGGCGACGGCGCAGGCTCACCCGGGCAGAGTCCGCGCACCGAGCTCGAGGTACTTCTCGCCGAACCCAGCGGGCATGTGAGCGTCTACCTGGGGGTAGCGCAAGGGCCGCGGGTACAGCTCGCCACCGACCTGATCGCGCGCACCGCCACCGGCGCTGAGATGACCGCCGCGCAGCGGATGTACGGGCTGGTCAACTCCGAACTGATGTGGGCCACCGACCTGGCCGCCTTCGGTCACGAGATGCAGTCCTACTCCTCCGGCCGGATGCAGCGGCAGGTCTGA
- a CDS encoding serine hydrolase domain-containing protein — protein sequence MKNLGNHRPARKRARWGICAVAALLAAIVIWVGSPVGPASAAPVAPERLDTEAVDSYVEDYLDRHGLVGAAVAVVHDGEVLHTAGYGDSGDAGTRADTPMATGSVSKQMTAFAILQLVDDGTVDLDDPVIEHLPEFALADERASDITIRHLLSHTSGLPNPVIVEPASDLTEGVQRLHDWQLDADPGEQYSYSNFNYHAAARLIETVTGVPFATYLQDRLFQPLGMADTRSVDTTSADDAGLQGGHVTAYGTALPLREMEQLVAGAGGVISTAEDQARWLAMLTNGGTTPDGEQLLSPELLDEAQSPQPGTDGEGLGWHLSSESVDPPRIGHSGATSRYSAQLDIVPSSGYGVVVMLNSYTPTAEHNYAIGSGIIDITEGSTPELGTPVPTLLDAGLGLVTLLVIALTATGIRRADRWSQRRASWPRWRLGLRLLPQTIGPVLAILVFLVLPSLEGQATTPVDVFALWPAAMVVLLALAASGAALLIARGVHRGTRKPAETSPTDTGPSDTGPSDTAHAAE from the coding sequence ATGAAGAACCTAGGGAACCACCGCCCAGCCCGTAAGCGCGCCCGGTGGGGTATCTGCGCGGTTGCCGCGCTGCTGGCGGCGATCGTCATCTGGGTGGGCTCACCGGTCGGGCCGGCCTCTGCCGCGCCGGTGGCACCCGAGCGGCTCGACACCGAGGCCGTGGACTCCTACGTCGAGGACTACCTCGACCGTCACGGTCTCGTCGGTGCCGCGGTCGCCGTCGTCCATGACGGAGAAGTGCTGCACACCGCCGGATACGGCGACTCCGGAGACGCTGGGACGAGGGCCGATACGCCGATGGCGACCGGGTCGGTGAGCAAGCAGATGACCGCGTTCGCGATCCTGCAGCTCGTCGACGACGGCACGGTTGACCTGGACGACCCGGTGATCGAGCACCTGCCGGAGTTCGCCCTCGCCGACGAACGCGCCAGCGACATCACGATCCGCCATCTGCTCAGCCACACCTCCGGTCTGCCCAACCCTGTCATCGTGGAACCGGCCAGCGACCTCACCGAAGGCGTGCAGCGGCTGCACGACTGGCAGCTCGATGCCGACCCCGGCGAGCAGTACAGCTACAGCAACTTCAACTACCACGCGGCCGCACGACTGATCGAGACTGTCACCGGAGTGCCGTTCGCGACCTATCTGCAGGACCGCCTCTTCCAACCGTTGGGAATGGCGGACACTCGCTCGGTCGACACCACCAGCGCTGACGATGCGGGTCTGCAGGGCGGGCACGTCACCGCCTACGGCACCGCCCTGCCGTTGCGGGAGATGGAGCAGCTGGTCGCCGGCGCGGGCGGAGTGATCAGCACGGCTGAGGACCAGGCTCGCTGGCTCGCCATGCTCACCAACGGCGGGACCACGCCGGATGGCGAGCAGTTGCTCTCGCCGGAGCTCCTCGACGAGGCCCAGAGCCCACAGCCCGGCACCGATGGCGAAGGCCTGGGCTGGCACCTCAGCAGCGAGAGCGTGGACCCCCCGCGAATCGGGCACTCGGGCGCCACCAGTCGCTACAGCGCCCAGCTCGACATCGTGCCCAGCAGCGGATACGGCGTCGTCGTGATGCTCAACAGCTACACGCCCACCGCGGAGCACAACTACGCCATCGGCTCCGGCATCATCGACATCACCGAAGGCAGTACACCGGAGCTGGGAACGCCCGTTCCGACCCTGCTGGACGCGGGCCTCGGGCTCGTCACCCTGCTGGTGATCGCCCTCACCGCCACCGGCATCCGACGTGCCGACCGTTGGTCACAGCGCCGCGCCAGCTGGCCGCGCTGGCGCCTCGGACTGCGACTGCTCCCGCAGACCATCGGCCCGGTCCTGGCGATCCTGGTCTTCCTCGTCCTGCCGAGCCTCGAAGGACAGGCGACCACCCCGGTCGATGTCTTCGCCCTCTGGCCGGCGGCGATGGTGGTGCTGCTCGCACTGGCTGCCTCGGGAGCGGCCCTCCTCATTGCCCGCGGCGTCCACCGGGGCACGAGGAAGCCCGCCGAGACGAGTCCGACCGACACAGGCCCGTCCGACACAGGCCCGTCCGACACAGCCCACGCTGCCGAGTAG
- a CDS encoding ArsR/SmtB family transcription factor, with the protein MPTRSTEPLYRIKADLFKSLAHPTRIQVLEVLAADPEHRAAVGHLLEVTGAEASQLSQHLAVLKRAGVVASGRTGNHVQYQLTAPVVAELLTTARAFLLTRLTGAADQLDAAAELPPLPGASAQALLDAAARR; encoded by the coding sequence GTGCCCACCCGCTCTACCGAGCCGCTCTACCGGATCAAGGCGGACCTGTTCAAGTCCCTCGCTCACCCCACCCGGATCCAGGTGCTGGAGGTGCTCGCCGCCGACCCCGAGCATCGGGCCGCCGTCGGGCACCTGCTGGAGGTCACCGGCGCTGAGGCCTCTCAGCTGTCCCAGCACCTCGCCGTGCTCAAGCGGGCCGGCGTAGTGGCCTCCGGCCGCACCGGCAACCACGTGCAGTACCAGCTCACCGCGCCCGTGGTCGCTGAGCTGCTCACCACTGCCCGGGCATTCCTGCTCACCCGGCTCACCGGTGCGGCCGACCAGCTCGATGCCGCCGCGGAACTGCCCCCGCTGCCCGGGGCCAGCGCACAGGCGCTGCTCGACGCGGCAGCCCGCCGATGA
- a CDS encoding SulP family inorganic anion transporter, translated as MRALSAAADLLPRRGDYLLQPAAVRSDLLAGLTVGVVALPLALAFGISSGVGAAAGLATAVVAGIVAAVFGGSHHQVSGPTGAMAVILAPVVATHGLGSLALVTAAAGLIVLVLGLARLGRIVTFIPWPVVEGFTLGIACIIFLQQVPAAVGVSADAGHNTLVTAVAAVGSAVEAADLRLLAWTLGSVAVVGLAMMALPRVHGSIPASLIGVAAVTVVAELTSAPLARIGALPDTLPVPTLPSVELGALRDLAGAAVAIAALAAIESLLSIRVAAAMKHTGNPDGTVYEPDRELVGQGLASLASGMFGGMPATGAIARTAVNIRAGARTRLAAVTHALVILAVIYLATGPVSRIPLAALAGVLMVTAVRMVSLPSARAVLRVNRSSALTFAVTAVVTLAFDLVQAIEIGLVIAAFFTLRTIARAAGVHRDPLPGPAAPGDEHIALYRLEGSMFFGAADRVMAQVTTESTRDDVQVVVLRLSRVHLVDATAAKALAELIEGLERRDRTVLVKGVQDRHRNVLTTVGTLAKLRHENHLFTTLDGAIEHARSHVRRAAEGRDVPQLHPRVVR; from the coding sequence ATGAGGGCACTGAGCGCCGCGGCCGATCTGCTCCCTCGGCGCGGCGACTACCTCCTGCAGCCCGCCGCCGTACGCTCCGACCTGCTCGCCGGCCTCACCGTCGGAGTGGTCGCCCTTCCGCTCGCGCTGGCGTTCGGGATCAGTTCCGGTGTCGGTGCTGCCGCCGGACTGGCGACGGCGGTTGTCGCCGGGATCGTCGCGGCCGTGTTCGGTGGGTCGCACCACCAGGTATCCGGGCCCACCGGGGCGATGGCGGTGATCCTCGCCCCGGTGGTGGCCACCCACGGTCTCGGCTCCTTGGCGCTGGTCACCGCCGCGGCAGGACTGATCGTGCTGGTGCTCGGACTGGCGCGGCTGGGCCGGATCGTCACCTTCATCCCCTGGCCCGTGGTGGAGGGATTCACCCTGGGCATCGCCTGCATCATCTTCCTGCAGCAGGTGCCCGCCGCCGTCGGTGTGAGCGCCGATGCCGGCCACAACACCCTGGTGACGGCCGTGGCCGCGGTGGGCTCCGCCGTCGAGGCTGCGGACCTGCGCCTGCTCGCCTGGACCCTCGGATCCGTGGCCGTGGTGGGCCTGGCGATGATGGCGCTGCCGCGAGTGCACGGCTCGATCCCGGCATCGTTGATCGGCGTCGCGGCCGTCACGGTGGTCGCCGAGCTCACCAGCGCCCCGCTGGCCCGGATCGGGGCGCTGCCGGACACCCTGCCGGTCCCGACGCTACCGAGTGTCGAGCTCGGTGCGCTCCGCGATCTCGCCGGGGCGGCAGTGGCGATCGCGGCCCTGGCGGCGATCGAGTCGCTGCTCTCCATCCGGGTGGCCGCAGCGATGAAGCACACCGGGAACCCGGACGGCACCGTCTACGAACCGGACCGGGAGCTGGTGGGGCAGGGGCTCGCATCCCTGGCCAGCGGCATGTTCGGCGGCATGCCGGCCACCGGGGCGATCGCGCGCACCGCAGTGAACATCCGCGCCGGTGCCCGTACCCGGCTCGCCGCGGTCACGCACGCGCTGGTGATCCTCGCCGTGATCTACCTCGCCACCGGCCCGGTGTCGCGGATCCCGCTGGCGGCACTGGCCGGGGTGCTGATGGTCACTGCCGTGCGGATGGTCTCGCTGCCCTCGGCACGAGCGGTGCTCCGGGTGAACCGATCCAGTGCGCTGACCTTCGCGGTGACGGCGGTGGTCACGCTGGCTTTCGACCTCGTGCAGGCGATCGAGATCGGTCTGGTGATCGCCGCTTTCTTCACCCTGCGGACCATTGCGCGGGCGGCTGGCGTGCACCGGGACCCACTTCCGGGGCCGGCCGCGCCCGGGGACGAGCACATCGCGCTCTACCGGCTCGAGGGATCGATGTTCTTCGGTGCGGCCGACCGCGTGATGGCGCAGGTCACCACTGAGTCGACCCGGGACGATGTGCAGGTGGTGGTGCTGCGCCTGTCCCGGGTACACCTGGTGGACGCCACGGCGGCGAAGGCGCTCGCGGAGCTGATCGAGGGACTGGAGCGCCGCGACCGGACCGTGCTCGTCAAGGGCGTCCAGGACCGGCACCGCAACGTGTTGACCACAGTGGGTACGCTCGCCAAGCTCCGGCACGAGAACCACCTGTTCACCACGCTTGACGGCGCCATCGAGCACGCCCGCTCCCACGTGCGCCGAGCGGCGGAAGGCAGGGACGTGCCCCAGCTCCACCCCCGGGTCGTCCGGTGA
- a CDS encoding MFS transporter, whose protein sequence is MTNDSSTPSVKPLFDGSKPDRRHWLLAISAGMASYLDAAIIVSLGVGLVLIEEHFGLSKWEVGALSSCLTFAIAFGALFGGRIADRLGRMRVFTAYILIYAVGMALMALAPSEPLLFAGVIIAGAAAGADLPTSVAVVSERAPARAQGRLVTVTQVMWASGIPITQGLAFLLADAGMTGIRIIFGQLAVLAVITWAFRRFHPWLRSLEDDVAQARAASTTPATVAAEPAPMRLRAVLAKRVFLVPTLLTMLFYIFWGLVANTFGQFQTYFLVNAGGASQSFATGFGALLTLLGLAVMIIFVRLVDTRWRNLVFVIGGLLQAVSMMIAGVGNGVLLIYVLAIAVFNVGSNLSGEANYKVWTQESLPINVRASVQGFTYAVGRFVFGLFALVTPTLLATNRDGLLWLLVAFSLAALVVGVVTFRFLNARGLRPGRAHEEPAAVVGTD, encoded by the coding sequence ATGACGAACGATTCCTCCACCCCTTCGGTCAAGCCGCTGTTCGACGGCAGCAAGCCGGACCGCCGGCACTGGCTGCTGGCGATCTCAGCCGGGATGGCCTCCTATCTGGACGCCGCCATCATCGTCAGCCTCGGTGTCGGCCTGGTCCTGATCGAAGAGCACTTCGGCCTGAGCAAGTGGGAGGTCGGTGCGCTGAGCTCGTGCCTTACCTTCGCGATCGCCTTCGGGGCGCTGTTCGGCGGCAGGATCGCTGACCGGTTGGGCCGGATGCGCGTCTTTACCGCCTACATCCTCATCTACGCCGTCGGTATGGCCCTGATGGCCCTGGCGCCGAGCGAGCCGTTGCTGTTCGCCGGAGTGATCATCGCCGGTGCAGCGGCGGGAGCCGACCTCCCGACCTCCGTGGCGGTGGTCTCCGAACGGGCTCCGGCGCGGGCGCAGGGGCGCCTGGTGACGGTGACCCAGGTGATGTGGGCGTCCGGGATCCCGATTACCCAGGGTCTGGCGTTCCTGCTCGCCGACGCCGGGATGACCGGCATCCGGATCATCTTCGGTCAGCTGGCCGTCCTGGCGGTGATCACCTGGGCATTCCGGCGGTTCCACCCCTGGCTCCGTTCGCTCGAGGACGATGTCGCGCAGGCGCGGGCGGCCAGCACGACGCCCGCCACTGTCGCTGCCGAGCCCGCCCCGATGCGCCTGCGGGCCGTGCTGGCCAAGCGGGTCTTCCTCGTGCCCACGCTGCTGACCATGCTCTTCTACATCTTCTGGGGTTTGGTGGCGAACACCTTCGGTCAGTTCCAGACCTACTTCCTGGTCAACGCCGGCGGCGCCAGCCAGTCCTTCGCCACCGGTTTCGGTGCGCTGCTCACCCTGCTCGGGCTCGCGGTGATGATCATCTTCGTCCGGCTGGTCGACACCCGCTGGCGGAACCTGGTGTTCGTCATCGGCGGTCTCCTGCAGGCGGTCAGCATGATGATCGCCGGCGTCGGTAACGGGGTGCTGCTCATCTATGTGCTCGCCATCGCCGTGTTCAACGTCGGCTCGAATCTCTCCGGTGAGGCGAACTACAAGGTCTGGACGCAGGAGAGCCTGCCGATCAACGTGCGGGCCTCGGTGCAGGGCTTCACCTACGCCGTCGGCCGGTTCGTCTTCGGTCTCTTCGCACTGGTGACGCCGACGCTGCTCGCGACGAACCGGGACGGCCTGCTGTGGTTGCTGGTGGCGTTCTCGCTGGCCGCGCTGGTGGTGGGCGTGGTGACGTTCCGGTTCCTGAATGCCCGCGGGCTGCGCCCGGGACGAGCCCATGAGGAGCCAGCTGCGGTCGTCGGCACGGACTGA